A single genomic interval of Streptomyces sp. BA2 harbors:
- the pyk gene encoding pyruvate kinase — MRRAKIVCTLGPATDSYDQIKALVEAGMDVARFNLSHGTYAEHEERYQRVRKASDETGRSVGVLADLQGPKIRLGRFSEGPVLLERGDEFTITVEEGVEGDRQTCGTTYDGLAQDVTPGERILVDDGKVTLEVTAVDGPRVTTTVVEGGMVSDHKGLNLPGVAVSVPALSEKDQADLRWALRSGFDVIALSFVRSGRDIEDVHRIMDEEGRRLPVIAKVEKPQAVENIDDIVAAFDAIMVARGDLGVEMPLEQVPIVQKRAIKLAKRNAKPVIVATQMLDSMIDNSRPTRAEASDVANAVIDGTDAVMLSGETSVGKYPIETVRTMARIVEAAEEDILAKGLPPLTERNKPRTQAGAVARAAAEMGDFLGAKFLVAFTQSGDTVRRLSRYRSPIPLLAFTPDRATRSQLNLTWGVETFLGPHVESTDAMVRQVDELLLKYGRCEKGDVVVITAGSPPGVAGSTNLVRIHHIGEDDSTQ, encoded by the coding sequence ATGCGCCGAGCAAAAATCGTCTGCACCCTGGGCCCCGCCACCGACTCGTACGACCAGATCAAGGCACTGGTCGAAGCCGGAATGGACGTAGCCCGCTTCAACCTCAGCCACGGCACCTACGCCGAACACGAGGAGCGCTACCAGCGCGTACGGAAGGCATCCGACGAGACAGGCCGCAGCGTCGGCGTCCTCGCCGACCTTCAAGGCCCGAAGATCCGCCTCGGCCGCTTCAGCGAAGGACCCGTACTCCTTGAACGGGGCGACGAGTTCACCATCACCGTCGAAGAAGGCGTCGAGGGCGACCGCCAGACCTGCGGCACCACCTACGACGGCCTCGCCCAGGACGTCACCCCCGGCGAACGCATCCTCGTCGACGACGGCAAAGTGACCCTGGAGGTCACAGCGGTCGACGGGCCCCGCGTCACCACCACCGTCGTCGAAGGCGGCATGGTCTCCGACCACAAGGGACTCAACCTCCCCGGCGTCGCCGTATCCGTCCCCGCCCTCTCCGAGAAGGACCAGGCCGACCTGCGCTGGGCCCTGCGTTCAGGATTCGACGTCATCGCCCTGTCCTTCGTCCGCAGCGGCCGCGACATCGAAGACGTCCACCGCATCATGGACGAGGAAGGCCGCCGCCTCCCCGTCATCGCCAAGGTCGAAAAGCCGCAGGCCGTCGAGAACATCGACGACATCGTCGCCGCCTTCGACGCGATCATGGTCGCCCGCGGCGACCTCGGCGTCGAGATGCCCCTCGAACAAGTGCCGATCGTCCAGAAGCGCGCCATCAAACTCGCCAAGCGGAACGCGAAGCCGGTCATCGTCGCCACCCAGATGCTCGACTCGATGATCGACAACTCCCGCCCCACGCGCGCCGAGGCCTCCGACGTCGCCAACGCCGTCATCGACGGCACGGACGCGGTGATGCTCTCCGGCGAAACCAGCGTCGGTAAATACCCCATCGAGACCGTCCGCACGATGGCCCGCATCGTCGAAGCCGCCGAGGAAGACATCCTCGCCAAGGGCCTCCCGCCCCTGACCGAGCGCAACAAGCCCCGCACCCAGGCCGGCGCCGTCGCCCGCGCCGCCGCCGAAATGGGCGACTTCCTCGGCGCGAAATTCCTCGTCGCCTTCACCCAGTCCGGCGACACCGTCCGCCGCCTCTCCCGCTACCGCTCACCCATCCCGCTCCTCGCCTTCACCCCCGACCGAGCGACGCGCTCCCAGCTGAACCTCACCTGGGGCGTGGAGACCTTCCTCGGCCCGCACGTCGAATCCACCGACGCCATGGTCCGCCAGGTCGACGAGCTGCTCCTCAAGTACGGACGCTGCGAGAAGGGCGACGTCGTGGTCATCACCGCGGGCTCCCCACCCGGAGTCGCCGGCTCCACCAACCTCGTACGCATCCACCACATCGGCGAGGACGACAGCACCCAGTAG
- a CDS encoding SIMPL domain-containing protein — MDETTPETTPTPPPYGTPDAPRLAVKGEAHLEVDPEIARIGITVSARGTDRRDALNDLTHRNATVIDLVKTYGESVETLETGAFSISPELTKHGRGERVRAYHGRVHITAELTDFTALGELTTRLADLELTRVDGPYWALRPDSPTHREARQQAVREAVQRGREYADALGTSLAALVELADIGAENAQPYGYGGPTPAMRTVAYGGAADMAQEAAPLDLEPQRQHVYAQVNARFTMTPPQL, encoded by the coding sequence ATGGACGAGACCACCCCCGAGACCACCCCCACCCCGCCCCCCTACGGCACCCCCGACGCCCCGCGCCTGGCCGTCAAAGGCGAAGCACACCTCGAAGTCGACCCCGAGATCGCCCGCATCGGCATCACCGTCAGCGCACGCGGCACCGACCGGCGCGACGCCCTCAACGACCTGACACACCGCAACGCCACCGTCATCGACCTCGTGAAGACCTACGGCGAATCCGTCGAAACACTGGAGACCGGCGCCTTCTCCATCAGCCCCGAACTCACCAAACACGGCCGCGGCGAACGCGTCCGCGCCTACCACGGCCGGGTCCACATCACAGCCGAACTCACCGACTTCACCGCCCTCGGCGAACTCACCACACGCCTCGCCGACCTCGAACTGACCCGCGTCGACGGCCCCTACTGGGCCCTGCGCCCCGACTCGCCCACCCACCGCGAAGCCCGACAGCAGGCGGTCAGGGAAGCCGTGCAGCGAGGCAGGGAATACGCGGACGCACTGGGTACCTCGCTCGCCGCCCTCGTCGAGCTCGCCGACATCGGCGCCGAGAACGCCCAGCCCTACGGCTACGGCGGCCCGACACCCGCCATGCGCACCGTCGCGTACGGCGGCGCGGCCGACATGGCCCAGGAAGCCGCCCCCCTCGACCTCGAACCCCAGCGACAACACGTCTACGCACAGGTCAACGCGCGCTTCACGATGACACCGCCGCAGCTGTAG
- a CDS encoding bifunctional metallophosphatase/5'-nucleotidase yields MPLNRRKFLGKSAVATGVALAGGVAAAPSVSAQAPGEPAKRKKRYSFTVMGTTDLHGNVFNWDYFTDKEFDDKDHNDVGLAKISTLVNEIREERGRRNTLLIDAGDTIQGTQLSYYYAKIDPITAAHGPVHPMAQAMNSIGYDAAALGNHEFNYGIPVLRKFEEQCDFPLLGANALDAKTQRPAFPPYFMKRLRTPHGRDVKVAVLGLTNPGIAIWDKANVQGKMTFPGLEEQAAKWVPKLRSMGADVVIVSAHSGSSGTSSYGDQLPYIENAAGLVAEQVPGIDAILVGHAHTEIAEYFVENKETGKKVVLSEPLKWGQRLTLFDFDLVWAKGRWTVEKVGAKVLNSNTAAEDRKVTRLLADEHKKVVAYVNQVIGTSTQAMSAAEGPYKDVAIIDLISHVQAETVKEALKGGQYAALPVLSQASCFSRTAGVPAGEVTIKDAAGLYPFENTLEARLVTGAQLKEYLEFSARYYVQTAAGAPVDPAKLTNADKIPDYNYDALYGVTYEIDIAKPAGSRIAKLSFDGKDIDPKAEFVLAVNNYRASGGGNFPHVAGAKQLWANSDEIRNTIIQWVRAKGTVDPGQFASVDWKLTRDGTPVF; encoded by the coding sequence ATGCCGCTGAACCGCCGGAAGTTCCTGGGCAAGTCCGCCGTCGCCACGGGCGTGGCGCTCGCGGGAGGCGTGGCTGCCGCGCCCTCCGTGTCGGCGCAGGCGCCCGGGGAGCCCGCCAAGCGGAAGAAGCGGTACTCGTTCACCGTCATGGGCACGACGGACCTGCACGGCAATGTCTTCAACTGGGACTACTTCACGGACAAGGAGTTCGACGACAAGGACCACAACGACGTGGGTCTGGCGAAGATCTCCACGCTCGTGAACGAGATCCGCGAGGAGAGAGGCCGCCGCAACACGCTTCTCATCGATGCGGGCGACACCATTCAGGGCACCCAACTCTCTTATTACTACGCCAAGATCGACCCGATCACCGCCGCGCACGGCCCGGTCCATCCGATGGCGCAGGCGATGAACAGCATCGGCTACGACGCCGCGGCGCTCGGAAATCACGAGTTCAATTACGGCATTCCCGTGCTGCGGAAGTTCGAGGAGCAGTGCGATTTTCCGCTGCTCGGCGCCAACGCCCTCGACGCGAAGACGCAGAGGCCCGCTTTCCCGCCGTACTTCATGAAGCGTCTGCGCACCCCGCACGGCCGTGACGTGAAGGTGGCGGTTCTGGGCCTGACGAATCCCGGTATCGCGATCTGGGACAAGGCGAACGTCCAGGGCAAGATGACGTTTCCGGGCCTTGAGGAGCAGGCGGCGAAGTGGGTGCCGAAGCTGCGTTCCATGGGCGCGGACGTCGTGATCGTCTCGGCGCACTCCGGCTCCAGCGGCACGTCCTCGTACGGTGATCAGCTCCCGTACATCGAGAACGCGGCGGGTCTGGTGGCCGAGCAGGTGCCCGGCATCGACGCGATCCTGGTCGGGCACGCGCACACGGAGATCGCCGAGTACTTCGTGGAGAACAAGGAGACCGGAAAGAAGGTCGTCCTTTCCGAGCCGCTGAAGTGGGGCCAGCGCCTGACGCTTTTCGACTTCGACCTGGTGTGGGCCAAGGGCCGCTGGACGGTGGAGAAGGTCGGTGCGAAGGTCCTCAACTCCAATACGGCGGCGGAGGACAGGAAGGTCACCCGGCTCCTCGCCGATGAGCACAAGAAGGTCGTCGCGTACGTCAACCAGGTCATCGGTACGTCGACGCAGGCGATGAGCGCGGCCGAAGGCCCGTACAAGGATGTCGCGATCATCGATCTGATCAGCCATGTCCAGGCGGAGACGGTCAAGGAGGCGCTGAAGGGCGGTCAGTACGCGGCGCTTCCCGTGCTCTCGCAGGCTTCGTGTTTCTCGCGTACGGCGGGCGTCCCGGCGGGCGAGGTGACGATCAAGGACGCGGCGGGGCTCTACCCGTTCGAGAACACGCTTGAGGCGCGGCTCGTCACGGGCGCGCAGCTCAAGGAGTACCTGGAGTTCTCGGCGCGCTACTACGTGCAGACGGCGGCCGGTGCCCCGGTGGACCCGGCGAAGCTGACGAACGCGGACAAGATCCCGGACTACAACTACGACGCGCTGTACGGCGTGACGTACGAGATCGACATCGCCAAGCCCGCGGGTTCGCGCATCGCGAAGCTGAGCTTCGACGGCAAGGACATCGACCCGAAGGCCGAGTTCGTGCTGGCGGTCAACAACTACCGTGCGAGCGGCGGCGGGAATTTCCCGCACGTGGCGGGTGCCAAGCAGCTGTGGGCGAACTCGGACGAGATCCGCAACACGATCATCCAGTGGGTGCGGGCGAAGGGGACGGTGGACCCGGGCCAGTTCGCGTCGGTGGACTGGAAGCTGACCCGGGACGGTACGCCCGTCTTCTAG
- a CDS encoding GDSL-type esterase/lipase family protein yields the protein MTTDSKASWTAAFRSAVVSPHESIDLFELRAFSRQTLRQIIRLDGGGSAVRVRLSNRYGKEPLHIGGARLARRTEGSGIESGSDTPLRVGGAEDFTVQAGEEIISDAVEGTFTAGDELALSLWLPEDTGLSTYSAVPLRTGYAVPGNALLAPTLDGAEGLEELATRHFISGADVLAPAGTAVTVAFGDSWFEGTGTTPDTDRRFPDLLNDRLREAGSDGWVVNQGLSANRLLTDEIGEHALARLERDALDVPGATHVLVHFGLNDLGIPGQEAFPETAPIPTADDLIAGLTALADRIHAAGLTAIATTIGPYKDTVFEGYSTPEGVAVAREVNDWIRGAESPYDAYADFAAAVADPADPDRIHDDYDSGDGLHVNDAGAKALADAIDLTALKA from the coding sequence ATGACAACAGACTCCAAGGCCTCCTGGACCGCAGCGTTCCGCTCCGCCGTCGTCAGCCCCCACGAGAGCATCGACCTCTTCGAACTCCGCGCCTTCTCCCGCCAGACCCTCCGTCAGATCATCCGCCTCGACGGCGGCGGCAGCGCCGTCCGCGTCCGCCTCAGCAACCGCTACGGCAAGGAACCCCTCCACATCGGCGGCGCCCGCCTCGCCAGACGCACCGAAGGCAGCGGCATCGAGTCCGGCAGCGACACGCCCCTGCGCGTCGGCGGCGCCGAGGACTTCACCGTCCAGGCCGGGGAAGAGATCATCAGCGATGCCGTCGAGGGCACCTTCACCGCCGGTGACGAACTGGCCCTCAGCCTCTGGCTGCCCGAGGACACCGGCCTCTCCACCTACTCGGCGGTGCCGCTGCGCACCGGCTACGCGGTACCCGGCAACGCCCTCTTGGCGCCCACCCTCGACGGCGCCGAAGGCCTTGAGGAACTCGCCACCCGCCACTTCATCAGCGGGGCCGACGTCCTCGCCCCCGCCGGCACGGCCGTCACGGTCGCCTTCGGGGACTCGTGGTTCGAGGGCACGGGCACCACGCCCGACACCGACCGCCGCTTCCCCGACCTGCTCAACGACCGGCTGCGGGAGGCCGGAAGCGACGGCTGGGTGGTCAACCAAGGGCTTTCCGCCAACCGCCTGCTCACCGACGAGATCGGCGAACACGCCCTGGCCCGCCTCGAACGCGACGCCCTGGACGTGCCCGGAGCCACCCACGTCCTGGTCCACTTCGGCCTCAACGACCTCGGCATCCCCGGCCAGGAGGCGTTCCCGGAGACCGCGCCCATACCCACCGCCGATGACCTCATCGCGGGCTTGACCGCCCTCGCCGACCGGATCCACGCAGCCGGGCTGACCGCGATCGCCACCACCATCGGCCCCTACAAGGACACCGTCTTCGAGGGCTACTCCACCCCCGAGGGCGTGGCCGTGGCCCGCGAGGTCAACGACTGGATCCGGGGCGCCGAAAGCCCCTACGACGCCTACGCCGACTTCGCCGCGGCCGTCGCGGACCCGGCCGACCCCGACCGGATCCACGACGACTACGACAGCGGCGACGGCCTGCACGTCAACGACGCCGGCGCGAAGGCCCTCGCCGACGCCATCGACCTGACAGCCCTGAAGGCCTAG
- a CDS encoding lysine N(6)-hydroxylase/L-ornithine N(5)-oxygenase family protein, translating to MTGQNDKPAPPLTTPEEPRDLVGIGIGPFNLSLAALAQPLAALDAAFYEQRPAFHWHPGLLIDGASLQVPFLADLVTLADPASPWSFLSYLKTRERLFPFYFAERFHIQRAEYDAYCRWVSENLPALHFGHQVDAVRWNPERDLFEVDFTQLDADGEAEALGRTYTKNIAVGVGTAPHIPEPLKPLADAPTVPVIHSADYLLHRDRLLAADHITVIGSGQSGAEVFLDLLKHRPIGAEKIHWLARTEAFAPMEYSKLGLEHFTPDYTRYFHSLPESVRDGLVPHQWQLHKGIDADTIAAIHDELYQRTLHGGWPDAVLTPGVSVRTAGRVATTRVELHLEHLQQGTRSRLTTDAVVLATGYRERPLGQLLAGLDPYMRRDSSERPRIDEQYRLVLDPSVTATGSNVYVQNAERHTHGVGAPDLGLAAWRSATILNSLTGQSPYPLPQRTAFTSFGLQTPEGHTTAAGRIGEQRGNLVRLKN from the coding sequence ATGACCGGCCAGAACGACAAGCCCGCCCCGCCGCTCACCACCCCCGAAGAACCCCGGGACCTGGTCGGCATCGGCATCGGCCCCTTCAACCTCTCCCTCGCCGCCCTCGCCCAGCCCCTGGCCGCACTCGACGCCGCCTTCTACGAACAGCGGCCCGCCTTCCACTGGCACCCCGGGCTCCTCATCGACGGCGCAAGCCTCCAAGTACCGTTCCTCGCCGACCTGGTGACCCTCGCCGACCCGGCGAGCCCCTGGTCCTTCCTCAGCTACCTCAAGACCCGCGAGCGCCTCTTCCCCTTCTACTTCGCCGAGCGGTTCCACATCCAGCGCGCCGAGTACGACGCGTACTGCCGCTGGGTCAGCGAGAACCTCCCCGCGCTGCACTTCGGGCACCAGGTCGACGCCGTGCGCTGGAATCCCGAACGGGACCTCTTCGAAGTCGACTTCACACAGCTCGACGCCGACGGAGAGGCCGAGGCGCTCGGCCGGACGTACACGAAGAACATCGCCGTCGGCGTCGGCACCGCGCCCCACATCCCCGAACCCCTCAAGCCCCTCGCGGACGCCCCCACCGTCCCCGTGATCCACTCCGCGGACTATCTCCTGCACCGCGACCGGCTGCTCGCCGCCGACCACATCACCGTCATCGGCTCGGGCCAGTCCGGCGCCGAGGTCTTCCTCGACCTGCTCAAGCACCGCCCGATCGGCGCCGAGAAGATCCACTGGCTCGCCCGCACCGAGGCCTTCGCGCCCATGGAGTACTCCAAGCTCGGCCTGGAACACTTCACCCCCGACTACACCCGCTACTTCCACTCCCTGCCCGAATCGGTGCGCGACGGCCTCGTCCCCCACCAGTGGCAGCTCCACAAGGGCATCGACGCCGACACCATCGCCGCCATCCACGACGAGCTCTACCAACGCACCCTCCACGGCGGCTGGCCCGACGCCGTCCTCACCCCCGGCGTCTCGGTGCGCACCGCGGGCCGCGTCGCCACCACCCGCGTGGAACTCCACCTGGAACACCTCCAGCAGGGCACCCGCTCCCGCCTCACCACGGACGCGGTCGTGCTCGCCACCGGCTACCGCGAACGCCCCCTCGGCCAGCTCCTCGCGGGCCTCGACCCCTACATGCGCCGCGACTCCTCGGAGCGCCCCCGCATCGACGAGCAGTACCGCCTCGTCCTCGACCCCTCCGTCACCGCCACCGGCAGCAACGTCTACGTACAGAACGCCGAACGCCACACCCACGGCGTCGGCGCCCCCGACCTCGGCCTCGCCGCCTGGCGCAGCGCCACCATCCTCAACTCCCTGACGGGACAGTCCCCTTACCCGCTCCCGCAGCGCACCGCGTTCACCAGCTTCGGCCTCCAGACACCGGAGGGACACACCACCGCGGCCGGCCGCATCGGCGAGCAGCGCGGCAACCTCGTACGCCTCAAGAACTGA
- a CDS encoding pyridoxal phosphate-dependent decarboxylase family protein has translation MSTPPPLAGGAQGPDALRPLLTTTLEALRTGATARGGPLPAGGPTAVAARVREATGQILPARGEGAEAALRTLVHALAEGAADPADALCAAHLHCPPLALAVAADLAASALNPSMDSWDQAPAASEIETLVTRALTAETYGPGSSDALVTTGGTESNQLALLLARERTAAHGPLQLVVGENAHHSLGRAAWLLGMPEPVTVPAPAGVLDPAALDEALSELTGPPGTFLVTATAGTTDAGLIDPLDQIADLCAAHGARLHIDAAYGGPLLFSNVRRALLHGMERADSVTFDLHKLGWQPVAAGLILVRDGRDLAALGHHADYLNAGDDTEAGLPDLLGRSLRTTRRPDVLKIAVTLKALGREGIGALVDQVCAQAQEFAGLVTAHPGFELYDQPVISTVLFRPVGADDDHIAYVRRELLTQGRAVLGRARIDGRRWLKATLLNPHTRPGDLAELLKLVEGTTPR, from the coding sequence ATGAGCACTCCGCCGCCCCTCGCCGGAGGAGCCCAAGGCCCGGACGCGCTGCGGCCGTTGCTCACCACCACCCTGGAAGCCCTGCGCACCGGGGCGACCGCCCGCGGAGGACCGCTCCCCGCGGGCGGCCCCACCGCGGTGGCCGCCCGAGTGCGCGAGGCCACCGGCCAGATCCTGCCCGCCCGGGGCGAAGGCGCCGAAGCAGCCCTCCGCACGCTGGTCCACGCACTGGCGGAAGGCGCCGCCGACCCCGCCGACGCCCTCTGCGCCGCCCACCTGCACTGCCCACCGCTCGCCCTGGCCGTCGCCGCCGACCTGGCCGCGTCCGCGCTCAACCCCTCGATGGACTCCTGGGACCAGGCCCCCGCCGCATCGGAGATCGAGACCCTGGTCACCCGCGCCCTCACGGCGGAGACCTACGGCCCCGGAAGCTCAGACGCCCTCGTCACCACCGGCGGCACCGAGTCCAACCAGCTAGCCCTGCTCCTGGCCCGCGAGCGCACCGCCGCGCACGGCCCCCTCCAGCTCGTCGTCGGCGAGAACGCCCACCACTCGCTCGGCCGCGCCGCCTGGCTGCTCGGCATGCCGGAACCGGTCACCGTCCCGGCACCCGCAGGTGTCCTCGACCCGGCCGCGCTCGACGAAGCGCTCTCCGAACTCACGGGCCCACCCGGCACGTTCCTCGTCACCGCCACCGCCGGCACCACCGACGCGGGGCTCATCGACCCCCTCGACCAGATCGCCGACCTCTGCGCGGCCCACGGCGCCCGACTGCACATCGACGCCGCGTACGGCGGCCCGCTCCTCTTCAGCAACGTACGAAGAGCGCTGCTGCACGGCATGGAGCGCGCCGACAGCGTCACGTTCGACCTGCACAAGCTCGGCTGGCAGCCCGTCGCCGCCGGGCTGATCCTGGTCCGCGACGGCCGCGACCTCGCCGCGCTCGGCCACCACGCCGACTACCTCAACGCGGGCGACGACACCGAAGCAGGCCTCCCCGACCTCCTCGGCCGCTCCCTGCGCACCACGCGCAGACCCGACGTACTCAAGATCGCCGTCACCCTCAAGGCCCTCGGGCGCGAGGGCATCGGCGCACTCGTCGACCAAGTCTGCGCCCAGGCGCAGGAGTTCGCCGGGCTTGTCACCGCGCACCCCGGCTTCGAGCTCTACGACCAGCCCGTCATCAGCACCGTCCTGTTCCGTCCCGTCGGCGCCGACGACGACCACATCGCGTACGTCAGGCGAGAACTCCTCACCCAAGGACGCGCCGTCCTCGGGCGGGCCAGGATCGACGGACGCCGCTGGCTCAAAGCCACCCTGCTCAACCCGCACACCCGGCCCGGCGACCTCGCCGAGCTCCTGAAGCTCGTGGAAGGAACCACCCCCCGATGA
- a CDS encoding NAD(P)H-binding protein → MIVATGATGNVGRALVTQLTAAHVPVRALTRDPLRAGLPSGAEVARFDPAAEPADLAPLFEGATALFLHLAAVGDHADAVLAAARKGGVQHVVALSSGIIQEGADETHPIHVAHADLEERVRRSGLDWTFLRPNAFAANSFQWADQIRAGDTVRGPFAGALTAPIHEADIAAVAARAFLDDGHRGVAHRLTGPTAVSTEEQIHTIGQALARDLRFVEVPPEEVTEDMFPHIPAAMLPTVLESFAELVGTAPEITSTVKSVTGTPARTFTEWTRDHANDFQA, encoded by the coding sequence GTGATCGTCGCCACCGGTGCCACCGGAAACGTGGGCCGCGCCCTCGTCACCCAGCTCACCGCCGCGCACGTCCCCGTCCGCGCGCTGACCCGCGATCCGCTGCGGGCGGGGCTGCCGTCGGGCGCCGAGGTGGCGCGCTTCGACCCCGCCGCCGAACCGGCCGACCTCGCCCCCCTCTTCGAAGGCGCGACCGCGCTCTTCCTGCACCTGGCGGCCGTCGGCGACCACGCCGACGCGGTCCTCGCGGCGGCCCGCAAGGGCGGCGTCCAGCACGTCGTCGCGCTGTCGTCGGGCATCATCCAGGAGGGAGCCGACGAGACGCACCCCATCCACGTCGCGCACGCGGACCTGGAGGAGCGGGTGCGCCGCAGCGGCCTCGACTGGACCTTCCTGCGGCCCAACGCCTTCGCCGCCAACTCCTTCCAGTGGGCGGACCAGATCCGCGCCGGCGACACCGTACGCGGCCCCTTCGCCGGAGCCCTCACAGCACCCATCCACGAGGCCGACATCGCCGCCGTGGCCGCTCGCGCGTTCCTCGACGACGGCCACCGAGGAGTCGCCCACCGCCTCACGGGCCCCACCGCGGTGTCGACCGAGGAGCAGATCCACACCATCGGCCAGGCACTGGCCCGCGACCTGCGGTTCGTAGAGGTGCCCCCGGAGGAAGTCACCGAGGACATGTTCCCCCACATCCCCGCGGCAATGCTGCCGACCGTCCTGGAGTCCTTCGCCGAACTCGTCGGCACAGCACCGGAGATCACCTCCACCGTGAAGTCGGTAACGGGCACCCCGGCACGAACATTCACGGAGTGGACACGGGACCACGCAAACGATTTCCAAGCCTGA